The sequence below is a genomic window from Lysobacter stagni.
CGGTTATCGCGTCGCTACGCCGAGGCCGCCATCGAACATGGCGATGCCGTGGAGCACGTGGAGATCGAAGGCATGGGGCACATGGAGTATCTGGACCCTGCCAGCGTTGCGCACGCGGTGCTGTGCGAATGGCTCGTTTCCACGCTGATGACTTAGCGCCGGGTCCGCTAGTCCTTCGTCGGCACCACCGGCAGATCCAGCTCCACATCGGCGGCGCCGCCTTCGCGCGACTGCACGCGCAGCTCGCCGCCATGGCCGGTTGCGACCGCGTGGGCGATGAGCAGGCGCAGGCCCAGTCCGTCGCCCATCGGTGCGGGTTGCGGCTCGCTGAAGAGATTGTCGACGCTGCTGCCGGCGAGCATGGCGGGGTTCAACCGGCCACGCAGGCGCACGCGTCCGTCGGCGACCTGCACGGTGGCGGCGCTCGGCGTGGCGGCTTCTTCGGGTGAGGTGGATACCAGCCAGAAGAATGTCGTCAGCAGGCTCGCAAGGCGCGAGGCATCGCCTTCCAGGCTGACGTTGTCCGCGCCGTCGATGTAGCGCACGTCGACGGCGGCCGCACCGATGCCGCGGCTGGCCTCGATCAACAGCGCCAGGTCGATCGGGCCACGTCGCGTGAGCAGACGCCCCTGGTCGGCGCGCACCCAGTCGCCGATCTCGTCGATCATTCCGGTGAGGCGACGGATCTGCCGATCGACCAGATCGAACAGTTCATCGCGCTCGCCGCCTTCCGCGCTGCCATGGCGCAGCAGGAACAGGGCCGACTGTATCGGCGCGAGCGGCCCGCGCAGGTCGTGTGCCCATTTGCTCATCCACGCGGGGCTGTTGCCACTCATGGGATCAGATCCTCGGCGAAGGGGTGCGTGCCCCGGCGGCATATCTCGGTAACGACCTGGATGTCCGGCGGCTTGACCAGATGATGATCGAAACCGGCCAGGACGGTGCGCTCGCGGTCTTCCGGCTGGCCCCAGCCGGTCACGGCCACGATGACCAGTCGTTCGCCGTTCTGGTCGCGCAGCGCACGCGCGACGTCGTAGCCGCTGCGTCCCGGCATGCCCAGGTCGAGGAACACGATCTCCGGTGCGAACTGCGCCACCTGCGATTCGACCAGGGTCGGGTCGTATACGGGCAGCGCTTCGTGGCCCAGCAGACGCAGCATCATCGCCAGCGTGTCGGCCGAATCGCGGTTGTCGTCGACCACCAGCACGCGTCGCGCGGTGTCGGTTCCGGCCGCAAGGGGCACTGCCTCCACGCGTGCAGGCGCGGGCTGATCGCCGGCGGGCAGCCGGATGCGGAACGTGCACCCCTGCCCCAGTCCGTCGCTGTGCACTTCGATGGCGCCGCCGTGCATCTCCACCAGCCGCTGCACCAGCGTGAGGCCGATACCCAGGCCACCGCGCGAACGCTCCACCGTGGTATCCACCTGGCGGAACATCTCGAAGACCATCGCCAGCTGATCCGGCGCAAGGCCGATGCCCGCATCGGACACCCACAGCTGCACGGTATCGCCGTCCAGCGTCGCACCCAGCTCGATGCGTCCGCCCGGGTCGGAGTACTTGGCCGCGTTGTTGAGCAGGTTGGCGAAGACCTGCGCCAGGCGCGCGTGGTCGGCATCCAGCGCAATGGGCTCGTCGGGCAGGCGCAGCTCGAGCGCGTGACTGCCTTCCTCGATCAACGGGCGCGCGGTGTCGACGGCGGCCGACACCACCTCCTGCAGCGTCGTCGCACCGCGACGCAACGTGAGCTTGCCGCGGGTGATGCGCGCGATGTCGAGCAGGTCGTCGATCATGCGCACCAGCAGCGACAGCTGGCGTTCCATCATCGCCAGCAGCGGGTCTTCGTCGCCCGGTTCACGCAGGCGTCGCACGGCCAGCGCGTTCTGCAAGGGCGCCAGTGGATTGCGCAGTTCGTGCGCGAGCGTGGCGAGGAACTCGTCCTTGCGCTGGTCGGCCTCGCGCAGGCGCGCTTCGGCGCGCACGCGTTCGCGGTTCTCGGCCTGCAGCTCGCGGTTGCGCAGCTCCAGTTTGGCGTTGGCCTCGCGCAGCGAGGCGTTCAGGCGTTCCAGCTCGCGCGCCTTCTCCTGCTGCAACGTGTTGTGCGCCGCCTGCAGGGTCGCATTGAGCGTTTCCAGCTCGCGGCGCTTGCGGTGCAGTTCGGCCAGCACCGAGACCTTGGTGCGCATGATCTCCGGAATCACCGGCACCATCACGTAGTCCACCGCGCCCAGCTTGTAACCGCGCAGGCGGTCCAGGTCGCTGATGTTGACCGCGGTGACGAAGATGATCGGCGTGTTCTCGAAACGCGGATGCTGGTGGATCAGCGTGGCGGTCTCGAAGCCGTCCATGCCCGGCATGTTCACGTCGAGCAGGATGACGGCGTACTCGTCCTCCATCAGCAGCTTCAGCGCTTCCAGACCGGAACGCGCGTCCACCAGCTCCTCGCCGAGCGGCTCCAGGATGGTGCGGTACGTCAGCAGGCGGCCCGGCTGGTCGTCGACCAGCAGGATCTTCACCGGCACGACCGCATTCGCGGCCGCGATGTCGTTCAGCGCTGGAGCCATTGCCGCAGGACTCCCAAAAGCTGGTCGGTGACCACCGGCTTGGCCAGGTAATCGGTGGCGCCGGCTTCCAGGCATTTCTCGCGATCGCCCTTCATCGCCTTCGCGGTGAGAGCGACGATGGGCAACGTGCGGCGGTCCTGGCGTGCGCGGATCTCGCGCATCGTGTCGTAGCCGTCCATGCCGGGCATCATGATGTCCATCAGCACCAGGTCGAGCTCGGGCATGTCGCCGACCTTCGAGATCGCCTCGCGGCCGTTGCCGGCGGTGTGCACGTTCATGCCGTGGCGTTCGAGCACGCTGGACAGCGCGAAGATGTTGCGCACGTCGTCGTCCACCACCAGCACGTTCTTGCCGCGCAGGCCTTCGTCGGACTCGTGCAGGCTGCGCACCATGCGCTGCTTGGCCGGCGGCAGGTCGCCGATCACGCGATGCAGGAACAATGCGGTCTCATCCAGCAGGCGCTCGGGCGACTCCACGCCCTTGAGCACCACGCTCTTGGCCACGCGACGCAGGCGCTCGTCCTCCTCCACGCTCAGGTCCTTGCCGGTGAACACCACGATGGGCACGTCGCGCAGGCGTTGATCGGTGTGGATGCGATCGAGCAGGTCGAATCCACTCATGTCCGGCAACCGCAGGTCCAGCACGGCGCAGTCGTAGCGGCCATCGCCCAGCGCGTCCAGCGCCTCTTCGCCGGAGCCGACCGTGTCGATGACGATGTCGTCGTGGCGCAGCAGTTCGACGATGCTGACGCGCTCGTTGGCATCGTCCTCCACCACCAGCAGGCGCTTCACGCGCGGCATGGTGTAGGTCTTGATGCGTTCCAGCGCATCGCCGATGGTTTCCGACGACGAGGGCTTGGCCAGGTACGAGAACGCGCCGCGCTCGATGCTGTGGTGGCGGCTTTCCTCCACGGTGACGATCTGCACCGGGATATGGCGCGTGGCGGCGTCCTGCTTGAGTCGCGCAAGCACCGTCCAGCCCAGCATGTCGGGCAGGAAGATGTCGAGCGTGACCGCGGTCGGCCGGTACTCGCGCACCAGCCGTAGTGCTTCGTCGCCGCGTCCGGCCAGCAACACCTGGAAGCCGCGCGAGCGGGCCAGGTCGCGCAGCACCGCCGCGTAGTGCGCGTCGTCCTCCACGATCAGCAGCGTCGGCGCGTCCGGACTCAGGTAGTCGCGGTCGTCTTCCAGTTCCTCGCGGCCGGCGGTATCGGCGACCGCGACATGCTCGACCGGCATGGGCAGCTCGACCCGCACGCGATTGGAATCGCGCACGTGATTGCGCTCATCGCCCGAGCCCACGTAGTTGAGCGGAAGGTACAGAGTGAACGTGCTGCCCTCGCCTTCGGCGCTTGCCAGCTTGAGCTCGCCGCCGAGCAGGCCCGCGATCTCGCGGCTGATGGCCAGGCCCAGGCCGGTGCCGCCGTACTTGCGCGCGGTGCCGGCATCGGCCTGCTGGAACGCTTCGAACACGATGCGCTGTTTGTCCGGCGAGATGCCGATGCCGGTGTCCACCACATCGATGGCGACCACCACCGGCGCGCGCGAGAGCACCGGATGGTCCTCGCTCCAGCCACGCGTGGCCGGACGCGCGCGCAACCGGACGCTGCCGTGCTCGGTGAACTTGAATGCGTTGGACAGCAGGTTCTTGAGGATCTGCTGCAGACGCTTGGGATCCGAACGCAGCGTCGGACCGAGTTCGGGCGAGAAGTCCACGCCGAACTCCAGGTGCCGGCGCTCGGCCTCGTGGCGGAAGCCGCGCTCCAGGTTCTCGCGCAGATGGGCGAAATTGATCGTTTCGATGTCGATGGTGACCGTGCCCGACTCGATCTTCGACAGGTCCAGGATGTCGCTGATGAGGTGCAGCAGATCCGTGCCGGCGGCGTGGATGGTCTTGCCGTACTCGACCTGGCGCTCGCTGAGGTTGTCGTCCGGGTTCTCGGCCAGCTGCTGGCTCAGGATGAGGATGCTGTTGAGCGGCGTGCGCAGCTCGTGCGACATGTTGGCCAGGAACTCGGACTTGTAGCGCGAGGTCTGCGCCAGTTCGGCCGCCTTCTCTTCCAATGCGCGACGCGCCTGCTCGATCTGCTGGTTCTTCTGTTCCACCTCGGACTTCTGCGCGGCCAGCAACGAGGCCTTCAGCGCGATCTCCTCGTTGGTCTGCTGCAGTTCGTTCTGCTGGGTCTGCAGTTCGCCGGCCAGCTGCTGCGACTGCACCAGCAGGTGCTCGGTGCGCATGGTGGCCTGGATGGTGTTGAGCACGATGCCGATGGAACCGGACAACTGCTCCAGGAAGGCGCGCTGCGAGGGCGTGAAATCGTGCAGCGAGGCGAGCTCGATCACCGCCTTCACCTGGTCCTCGA
It includes:
- a CDS encoding sensor histidine kinase; translated protein: MSGNSPAWMSKWAHDLRGPLAPIQSALFLLRHGSAEGGERDELFDLVDRQIRRLTGMIDEIGDWVRADQGRLLTRRGPIDLALLIEASRGIGAAAVDVRYIDGADNVSLEGDASRLASLLTTFFWLVSTSPEEAATPSAATVQVADGRVRLRGRLNPAMLAGSSVDNLFSEPQPAPMGDGLGLRLLIAHAVATGHGGELRVQSREGGAADVELDLPVVPTKD
- a CDS encoding response regulator; the encoded protein is MAPALNDIAAANAVVPVKILLVDDQPGRLLTYRTILEPLGEELVDARSGLEALKLLMEDEYAVILLDVNMPGMDGFETATLIHQHPRFENTPIIFVTAVNISDLDRLRGYKLGAVDYVMVPVIPEIMRTKVSVLAELHRKRRELETLNATLQAAHNTLQQEKARELERLNASLREANAKLELRNRELQAENRERVRAEARLREADQRKDEFLATLAHELRNPLAPLQNALAVRRLREPGDEDPLLAMMERQLSLLVRMIDDLLDIARITRGKLTLRRGATTLQEVVSAAVDTARPLIEEGSHALELRLPDEPIALDADHARLAQVFANLLNNAAKYSDPGGRIELGATLDGDTVQLWVSDAGIGLAPDQLAMVFEMFRQVDTTVERSRGGLGIGLTLVQRLVEMHGGAIEVHSDGLGQGCTFRIRLPAGDQPAPARVEAVPLAAGTDTARRVLVVDDNRDSADTLAMMLRLLGHEALPVYDPTLVESQVAQFAPEIVFLDLGMPGRSGYDVARALRDQNGERLVIVAVTGWGQPEDRERTVLAGFDHHLVKPPDIQVVTEICRRGTHPFAEDLIP